The following proteins come from a genomic window of Pseudomonas syringae:
- a CDS encoding peptidoglycan DD-metalloendopeptidase family protein → MLERLLILFALTLTAQSAGAVTIYKFTDADGVVSFSDRPTAGASVMVFRDRMVERIDQQVHLSVRRDRGVHSLYVRNDLYAPVEVEVRLSSVTNVLGVAGSSTTLRRTIPARSNQRVVVLSPKVVSKPMNYASMLTSTLGDPKGSVQAYKYPLPWIGGPFRLTQGPNGKYSHFGIKGRYAMDIAMPEGTPIIAARGGTVVKVENSQSGRGSNASGNFVRILHEDGTMGVYLHLMQGSVSVREGQRVSVGTALARSGNTGNSTGPHLHFVVQRNNGSELVSIPYEFATPVQSLPNFAVGGN, encoded by the coding sequence ATGCTTGAACGCCTGCTCATCCTGTTCGCCCTGACGTTGACTGCTCAGTCAGCCGGGGCGGTCACGATCTACAAATTCACCGATGCCGACGGCGTGGTGTCCTTTTCGGACCGACCAACGGCCGGTGCATCGGTGATGGTATTCAGGGACCGGATGGTCGAGCGTATCGACCAGCAAGTGCATTTGAGTGTCCGGCGGGATCGGGGCGTGCACAGCCTGTATGTACGCAACGACCTGTACGCGCCGGTCGAAGTCGAGGTCAGGCTTTCCAGTGTGACCAACGTGCTGGGTGTTGCGGGTTCATCCACGACGCTGCGCCGCACGATCCCGGCGCGCAGTAACCAGCGGGTCGTGGTCCTGAGCCCCAAGGTGGTGAGCAAACCGATGAATTACGCGTCGATGCTGACCTCTACGCTGGGCGATCCGAAAGGCTCGGTGCAGGCTTATAAATACCCGTTACCGTGGATTGGTGGTCCGTTTCGTCTGACCCAGGGTCCGAATGGCAAATACAGCCATTTTGGTATCAAGGGACGTTACGCAATGGACATTGCCATGCCCGAAGGCACACCGATCATAGCGGCGCGCGGCGGCACGGTAGTAAAAGTCGAAAACAGCCAGTCGGGCCGGGGCTCTAACGCATCAGGCAACTTTGTGCGGATTCTGCATGAAGACGGCACGATGGGCGTTTACCTGCACCTGATGCAGGGCTCGGTGAGCGTCAGGGAAGGCCAGCGCGTCAGCGTCGGTACCGCGCTGGCACGCTCGGGCAATACCGGCAACAGCACCGGCCCGCACCTGCACTTTGTCGTGCAGCGCAACAATGGCAGTGAACTGGTCTCCATCCCCTACGAATTCGCCACACCGGTGCAGAGCCTGCCCAACTTCGCGGTGGGCGGGAATTAG
- a CDS encoding HU family DNA-binding protein — translation MRKPEVVAAIAEKADLTQEKSTRVLNAILEHITDALSRKDSVTLVGFGTFLQRHRGARTGKNPQTGEPVKIKASNTVAFKPGKALKDSVNP, via the coding sequence ATGCGTAAACCAGAAGTTGTTGCCGCCATTGCTGAAAAGGCGGATCTCACCCAGGAAAAATCCACTCGCGTCCTCAATGCCATCCTTGAACACATTACTGACGCACTGAGCCGCAAGGACAGTGTCACGCTGGTAGGTTTCGGGACTTTTCTGCAACGCCATCGCGGCGCACGTACTGGCAAAAACCCACAGACCGGTGAGCCGGTAAAAATCAAGGCAAGCAACACGGTTGCCTTCAAACCGGGGAAAGCTCTGAAAGACAGCGTTAACCCTTGA
- a CDS encoding NAD(P)/FAD-dependent oxidoreductase, with protein MSAPVVIIGTGLAGYNLAREFRKLDSETPLLLITADDGRSYSKPMLSTGFGKNKDADALSMAEPGAMADQLKAEVRTHTRISGIDPGHKRLWIGEEAVHYRDLVLAWGAETVRVPVEGDASDAVFPINDLQDYARFRAAAAGKRRVLILGAGLIGCEFANDLILGGYEVDLVAPCEQVMPTLLPEAAAVAVRAGLESIGARFHLGPVLTRLQRGDEGLHAQLSDGQIIACDLVVSAIGLRPRIDLAAAAGLQTGRGILVDRQLQTSHANIYALGDCAEVDGLNLLYVMPLMSCARALAQTLAGTPTAVKYGPMPITVKTPACPLVVSPPPRGTDGHWSVEGQGADIKALCHDAEGSLLGYALTGSAVMEKLALNKVLPALLT; from the coding sequence ATGAGTGCACCTGTCGTCATTATCGGTACTGGCCTGGCGGGCTATAACCTCGCTCGGGAGTTTCGCAAGCTGGACAGCGAGACCCCGCTGCTACTGATCACGGCCGACGATGGCCGCTCCTACTCCAAGCCGATGTTGTCGACCGGCTTTGGCAAGAACAAGGACGCCGATGCCCTGAGCATGGCCGAGCCAGGTGCAATGGCTGACCAGCTCAAGGCAGAAGTACGCACCCATACGCGGATCAGCGGCATCGACCCGGGCCACAAGCGTCTGTGGATTGGCGAAGAAGCTGTCCACTACCGCGATCTGGTGCTGGCCTGGGGCGCCGAGACTGTCCGTGTGCCGGTCGAGGGTGACGCCAGCGATGCCGTCTTCCCGATCAACGACCTTCAGGACTACGCGCGTTTCCGGGCAGCAGCGGCGGGCAAACGACGGGTGCTGATTCTGGGGGCCGGGCTGATCGGCTGCGAGTTCGCCAACGACCTGATTCTGGGCGGTTACGAAGTGGATCTGGTCGCGCCGTGCGAGCAGGTCATGCCTACCCTGTTGCCGGAGGCCGCTGCGGTGGCGGTAAGGGCCGGGCTCGAAAGCATCGGTGCACGTTTCCATCTGGGCCCCGTGCTGACCCGCTTGCAGCGTGGTGATGAGGGGCTGCACGCGCAGCTGTCCGACGGACAGATCATTGCCTGCGACCTGGTGGTATCAGCCATAGGCCTGCGCCCACGGATAGATCTGGCTGCCGCAGCGGGCTTGCAGACCGGCCGTGGCATTCTCGTCGACCGCCAGTTGCAAACCTCGCACGCCAACATCTATGCGTTGGGCGACTGTGCCGAGGTCGATGGCCTGAACCTGTTGTACGTCATGCCGTTGATGAGTTGTGCCCGCGCTCTGGCCCAGACCCTGGCGGGAACACCGACTGCCGTGAAATACGGCCCCATGCCGATCACCGTGAAAACACCGGCGTGCCCGCTGGTGGTTTCTCCGCCGCCGCGTGGAACCGACGGGCACTGGAGCGTCGAGGGCCAGGGCGCTGATATCAAGGCGCTGTGCCACGACGCAGAAGGCAGTCTGCTGGGCTATGCGCTGACAGGATCTGCCGTTATGGAGAAACTCGCACTGAACAAAGTGTTACCTGCGTTATTGACATAA
- a CDS encoding DUF4105 domain-containing protein, which produces MRRLRAWLLAGALSLVGTHAFASLKLELHTDGLDDAQQHASQALLDEAMHALPPSFVEALDRKVEVSWSSDMPQNAYGQAAGPYQLYLNSHLLASLTDGSAATAETGRPHGTVRRELLATVLHELTHVYDRARLWSAAERTTLFRCSSRNSSLGKVGLPDDCRGQTERRFTLSDDPRLLDLAGWQQYVGRRGEREEHNGQVARSPDIYETTSPLEFVAVNMEYFLLDPAYACRRPALYAYYKARFGWAPAARAECPTYYPYLNAGSDFGREPLGKLDPERVYAVDYLLAEANQNWASRWGHSMLRLVICKPGRPRGPDCRLDLDQHLVLSYRAFVGDVQLSSWDGLMGAYPSRLFVLPLAQVIDEYTKTELRSLASVPIKLSRPEIEGLVQHAAEMHWSYDGNYYFLSNNCAVENLKLLRSGTHNPKLIGLDSILPNGLLEVLKGRGLADTSVLDDPKEALRLGYRFDSYRDRYQAMFEVLKKHLPIKQNTVEEWMALPASERSQWFGKADLRTSAAILLLEQASLRRQLLLAQDEVKQSYLGARELKDGKVSKATTTLQEILASSGFLSRPAELLGSGGYGLPQANEWQRLEAESSQRQKQLKRLTGDLDKEVRALLEPARAREIAANEANLKQMGGHLRALHKAAGGLELP; this is translated from the coding sequence CAGGCGCTGCTCGACGAAGCCATGCACGCGCTACCGCCGAGCTTTGTCGAGGCACTGGACCGCAAGGTTGAAGTGAGCTGGTCCAGTGACATGCCGCAAAATGCCTACGGGCAGGCTGCCGGTCCGTATCAGCTGTATCTCAACAGCCACTTGCTCGCCTCCCTGACGGATGGCTCGGCAGCCACCGCCGAGACAGGCCGCCCGCACGGCACCGTGCGCCGCGAACTGCTGGCCACCGTTCTGCATGAGCTGACCCATGTGTATGACCGCGCCCGTCTGTGGTCGGCAGCCGAGCGCACCACCCTCTTCCGCTGCTCGTCGCGCAACAGCTCGCTGGGCAAAGTCGGCCTGCCCGATGATTGCCGCGGTCAGACCGAGCGACGCTTTACCCTGAGCGATGACCCGCGCCTGCTGGACCTCGCGGGCTGGCAGCAATACGTCGGGCGTCGTGGCGAGCGCGAAGAACACAACGGCCAGGTCGCGCGTAGCCCGGACATCTACGAAACCACCAGCCCACTGGAGTTCGTGGCCGTCAACATGGAGTATTTCCTGCTCGACCCGGCCTATGCCTGCCGGCGTCCTGCGCTGTATGCCTATTACAAGGCGCGTTTCGGCTGGGCACCCGCCGCACGCGCTGAATGCCCGACGTATTATCCTTACCTGAATGCGGGCAGCGATTTCGGCCGCGAGCCGCTGGGCAAGCTGGACCCGGAGCGGGTCTATGCGGTCGACTACCTGCTGGCCGAAGCGAATCAGAACTGGGCCAGCCGTTGGGGCCACAGCATGCTGCGTCTGGTCATCTGCAAACCCGGTCGCCCGCGAGGCCCGGATTGCCGCCTCGATCTGGATCAGCATCTGGTCCTGTCGTACCGGGCGTTCGTCGGTGATGTTCAGCTCTCCAGCTGGGACGGACTGATGGGCGCTTACCCGTCACGACTGTTCGTGCTGCCGCTGGCTCAAGTCATCGACGAATACACCAAGACCGAACTGCGTAGCCTGGCCTCTGTGCCGATCAAGCTGTCACGCCCGGAAATCGAAGGGCTGGTTCAGCATGCTGCCGAGATGCACTGGAGCTACGACGGCAACTATTACTTCCTCTCCAACAACTGCGCCGTGGAAAACCTCAAACTGCTGCGCAGCGGCACCCATAACCCCAAGCTGATCGGTCTGGACAGCATCTTGCCGAACGGCCTGCTTGAGGTCCTGAAGGGCCGGGGTCTGGCGGACACCAGCGTGCTGGACGATCCCAAGGAAGCGCTACGCCTGGGCTACCGGTTCGACTCTTACCGTGATCGCTATCAGGCCATGTTCGAAGTGCTGAAAAAGCACCTGCCGATCAAACAGAACACCGTGGAAGAGTGGATGGCCCTGCCGGCCAGTGAGCGCAGTCAGTGGTTTGGCAAGGCGGACCTGCGCACCAGCGCTGCGATTCTGCTGCTGGAGCAGGCCAGCCTGCGTCGGCAACTGCTGCTGGCCCAGGACGAAGTGAAACAGAGCTATCTTGGCGCGCGGGAGTTGAAAGACGGCAAGGTGTCCAAGGCCACCACGACGCTGCAGGAGATCCTCGCCAGCAGCGGGTTCCTCAGTCGTCCCGCCGAGCTGTTGGGCAGTGGCGGTTATGGCTTGCCGCAGGCCAATGAGTGGCAACGGCTTGAGGCAGAAAGCAGCCAGCGTCAGAAGCAGCTCAAGCGTCTGACGGGCGACCTCGACAAAGAGGTTCGTGCCCTGCTGGAGCCAGCTCGCGCCCGAGAAATTGCTGCGAATGAAGCCAATCTCAAACAGATGGGCGGCCATCTCCGCGCCCTGCACAAGGCAGCAGGCGGGCTGGAACTGCCTTGA
- a CDS encoding rubredoxin — protein sequence MKKWQCIVCGLIYNEADGWPDDGIAPGTPWQDVPEDWLCPDCGVGKMDFEMIEIA from the coding sequence ATGAAGAAGTGGCAATGCATCGTCTGCGGCCTGATCTACAACGAAGCCGACGGCTGGCCGGATGACGGGATCGCCCCCGGTACACCTTGGCAGGACGTCCCTGAAGACTGGCTGTGCCCGGACTGCGGCGTCGGCAAGATGGACTTCGAAATGATCGAAATCGCCTGA
- the phoR gene encoding phosphate regulon sensor histidine kinase PhoR — translation MNQNWHGTLIRHMLLLITGCLLVGLVSGQYGWSLAAGLGLYLAWTLKQLLRLHEWLSSHKADEPPPDGYGLWGEVFDSIYHLQRRDQRVRGRLQAVIDRVQESTAALRDAVIMLDSEGNLEWWNRAAETLLGLKTPQDSGQPVTNLVRHPRFKEYFAQGDYSEPLEIPSPTNDRLRIQLLITRYGNNEHLMLVRDVTRIHQLEQMRKDFVANVSHELRTPLTVIFGYLETLLDNVEEVNPRWVRALQQMHQQGGRMQTLLNDLLLLAKLEATDYPSDNNPVEVTTLLKTITADANALSGSKNQQIHISLESAMRLKGSESELRSAFSNLIFNAVKYTPAEGVIRIRWWADERGAHLSVQDTGIGIEIKHLPRLTERFYRVDTSRASNTGGTGLGLAIVKHVLLRHHGNLEINSVPGKGSVFTCHFASGQLSKPESEDSDY, via the coding sequence TTGAATCAAAATTGGCACGGCACCCTGATACGCCACATGTTGCTACTGATCACTGGCTGCCTGTTGGTCGGCCTGGTCAGTGGGCAATATGGCTGGAGCCTGGCCGCCGGGCTGGGCCTGTATCTGGCCTGGACCCTCAAGCAATTGTTGCGTCTGCATGAATGGCTGAGCAGCCACAAAGCCGACGAACCGCCGCCGGACGGCTACGGCCTGTGGGGCGAAGTTTTCGACAGCATCTACCACCTGCAACGCCGTGACCAACGTGTTCGCGGCCGCCTGCAAGCTGTCATCGACCGGGTTCAGGAGTCCACTGCGGCGCTGCGCGATGCGGTCATCATGCTCGACAGCGAAGGCAACCTGGAGTGGTGGAACCGCGCAGCCGAAACCTTGCTGGGCCTCAAGACCCCGCAGGACAGCGGCCAGCCCGTCACCAATCTGGTGCGCCATCCACGCTTCAAGGAATACTTTGCGCAGGGCGATTACAGCGAACCGCTGGAAATTCCCTCGCCGACCAACGACCGTCTGCGCATTCAACTGCTGATCACTCGCTACGGCAACAACGAGCACCTGATGCTGGTGCGCGACGTGACGCGGATCCATCAGCTGGAGCAGATGCGCAAGGACTTCGTCGCCAACGTCTCCCATGAGCTGCGCACGCCGCTGACGGTGATCTTCGGCTATCTGGAAACACTCCTCGACAACGTGGAAGAAGTGAACCCGCGCTGGGTGCGTGCGTTGCAACAGATGCATCAGCAAGGCGGGCGCATGCAGACGCTGCTCAACGACCTGCTGCTGCTCGCCAAGCTCGAAGCTACGGACTATCCGTCGGACAATAATCCGGTTGAGGTCACCACCCTGCTCAAGACCATCACTGCCGACGCCAACGCCCTGTCGGGCAGCAAGAATCAACAGATTCACATCAGCCTGGAAAGCGCCATGCGCCTCAAGGGCAGTGAAAGCGAGTTGCGCAGCGCGTTTTCCAACCTGATCTTCAATGCGGTCAAATACACGCCGGCCGAAGGCGTCATCCGCATTCGCTGGTGGGCCGACGAGCGCGGCGCGCATCTGAGCGTGCAGGACACCGGGATCGGCATCGAGATCAAACATCTGCCGCGCCTGACCGAACGCTTCTACCGGGTCGACACCAGCCGTGCGTCGAATACCGGCGGCACAGGGCTGGGTCTGGCAATCGTCAAACACGTGTTACTGCGCCACCACGGCAACCTGGAGATCAACAGTGTTCCGGGTAAAGGCAGCGTATTTACATGCCACTTCGCCAGCGGCCAATTGTCCAAACCCGAGAGCGAAGATTCAGACTACTAG
- a CDS encoding hemolysin family protein has translation MDPSPSFNLSSLFADFGMILFALFLVLLNGFFVAAEFAMVKLRSTKVEAIAEKNGWRGHILRKVHGQLDAYLSACQLGITLASLGLGWVGEPAFAHLLEPLLAALGVDTPELIKGVSFFTAFFIISYLHIVIGELAPKSWAIRKPELLSLWTAAPLYFFYWLMYPAIYLLNASANAILRIAGQGEPGPHHEHSYSRDELKLILHSSRGQDPSDQGMRVLASAVEMGELEVVDWANSREDMVSLDFNAPLKEILALFRRHKFSRYPLYDAERGEFVGLLHIKDLLLELAALDHIPESFNLAELTRPLERVSRHMPLSQLLEQFRKGGAHFAVVEEADGKIVGYLTMEDVLEVLVGDIQDEHRKVERGILAYQPGKLLVRGDTPLFKIERLLGIDLDHIEAETLAGLIYDTLKRVPEEEEQMEVEGLRIIIKKMKGPKIVLAKVLKLD, from the coding sequence ATGGACCCTTCCCCAAGCTTTAACCTGTCTTCACTCTTCGCCGATTTCGGCATGATTCTTTTTGCTCTGTTCCTGGTCCTGCTCAACGGTTTTTTCGTTGCGGCAGAGTTCGCCATGGTCAAACTGCGCTCGACCAAGGTCGAAGCCATTGCCGAGAAGAACGGCTGGCGCGGGCATATCCTGCGCAAGGTGCACGGGCAGCTGGATGCTTACCTGTCGGCCTGTCAGCTGGGTATCACCCTCGCCTCGCTCGGTCTGGGCTGGGTCGGTGAGCCCGCCTTTGCGCATTTGCTGGAGCCACTGCTCGCGGCACTGGGCGTAGACACGCCGGAACTGATCAAGGGCGTGTCGTTCTTTACCGCCTTCTTCATCATTTCCTACCTGCACATTGTTATCGGCGAGCTGGCCCCCAAATCCTGGGCGATCCGCAAGCCGGAACTGCTGTCGCTGTGGACGGCCGCGCCGTTGTACTTCTTCTATTGGCTGATGTACCCGGCGATCTACCTGCTCAACGCCAGCGCCAACGCCATTCTGCGGATTGCGGGTCAGGGTGAACCCGGACCGCACCATGAGCACAGCTACAGTCGCGACGAACTGAAACTGATCCTGCACTCCAGCCGTGGTCAGGACCCGAGCGATCAGGGCATGCGCGTGCTGGCGTCTGCTGTCGAAATGGGCGAGCTGGAGGTGGTCGACTGGGCCAACTCCCGTGAAGACATGGTGTCACTGGACTTCAACGCGCCGCTCAAGGAAATCCTCGCCCTGTTCCGCCGTCACAAATTCAGCCGTTATCCGCTGTATGACGCCGAACGTGGCGAGTTTGTCGGCCTGCTGCACATCAAGGACCTGCTGCTGGAGCTGGCGGCGCTGGACCACATTCCCGAATCGTTCAACCTGGCTGAACTGACCCGTCCACTGGAGCGCGTGTCGCGGCACATGCCGCTGTCGCAGTTACTGGAACAGTTCCGCAAGGGCGGCGCGCACTTTGCTGTGGTCGAAGAAGCGGACGGCAAGATCGTCGGCTACCTGACCATGGAAGACGTGCTTGAAGTGCTGGTGGGCGATATCCAGGACGAACACCGCAAGGTAGAACGCGGCATTCTGGCGTATCAGCCGGGCAAGCTGCTGGTCCGTGGCGACACGCCGCTGTTCAAGATCGAACGCCTGCTGGGCATCGACCTGGACCACATCGAAGCCGAAACACTGGCCGGCCTGATCTACGACACCCTCAAGCGCGTGCCGGAAGAAGAAGAGCAGATGGAAGTCGAAGGCCTGCGCATCATCATCAAAAAGATGAAAGGCCCGAAAATCGTCCTGGCCAAGGTGCTGAAGCTGGATTGA
- the ubiA gene encoding 4-hydroxybenzoate octaprenyltransferase produces the protein MYLSLLKSLNRLSPRAWDFIQLTRIDKPIGIYLLLWPTLWAVWIAGKGAPSLKTVFIFVVGVFLMRASGCVINDFADRKVDGHVKRTEQRPLVSGKISSREALALFAVLVGLSFVLVLFTNPTTVWLSFGGLALAASYPFMKRYTYYPQVVLGAAFSWGMPMAFTAETGELPAAAWLLYIANLLWTVGYDTYYAMVDRDDDLRIGVKSTAVLFGDADRVIILTLQGLALGCLLLAGARFELGTCFYLGLLAAAGCFAWEFWSTRQRGRDACFKAFLHNHWAGLAIFLGIVADYALR, from the coding sequence ATGTACCTGTCACTGCTCAAATCACTCAATCGCCTGAGCCCGCGTGCCTGGGATTTCATTCAGCTCACACGCATCGACAAGCCCATCGGCATTTATCTGCTGCTGTGGCCAACCCTGTGGGCGGTGTGGATTGCCGGCAAAGGCGCGCCTTCGCTGAAAACCGTGTTCATTTTCGTGGTCGGCGTGTTTCTGATGCGTGCGTCAGGCTGCGTGATCAATGACTTCGCCGACCGCAAGGTAGACGGCCACGTCAAACGTACCGAGCAACGCCCGCTGGTCAGCGGCAAAATCAGTTCGCGTGAAGCACTGGCGCTGTTCGCGGTGCTGGTCGGCCTGAGTTTTGTGCTGGTGCTGTTCACCAACCCGACCACCGTCTGGCTGTCGTTCGGCGGCCTGGCGCTGGCCGCCAGTTACCCGTTCATGAAGCGCTACACCTATTACCCGCAAGTGGTGCTGGGCGCGGCATTCTCGTGGGGCATGCCGATGGCGTTCACCGCCGAAACCGGCGAACTGCCTGCCGCCGCCTGGCTGCTGTACATCGCCAATCTGCTCTGGACAGTGGGTTATGACACTTACTACGCCATGGTGGATCGCGACGATGACCTGAGGATAGGCGTGAAATCCACCGCCGTACTGTTCGGTGATGCCGACCGCGTGATCATCCTGACCTTGCAAGGTCTGGCGCTGGGCTGTCTGTTACTGGCCGGCGCACGTTTCGAACTGGGTACGTGCTTCTATCTGGGGTTGCTGGCAGCAGCAGGCTGCTTCGCCTGGGAATTCTGGAGCACACGCCAGCGCGGACGGGACGCCTGCTTCAAGGCCTTTCTGCACAACCATTGGGCCGGGCTGGCGATATTCCTCGGCATCGTGGCCGATTACGCGCTGCGTTGA
- a CDS encoding SCP2 sterol-binding domain-containing protein encodes MKFRFLLWMLGLLMARASRKNPAFQQQLAGKNLTFQLQTADGKIARHFVVQDERIRSASGLVAEPAFAILFRDAAFGFATLQARNKQLAFMKGIQDKDIQIKGNPALVIWFQGLTKYLKPRKKAA; translated from the coding sequence ATGAAATTTCGTTTTCTTCTATGGATGCTGGGCTTGCTGATGGCACGCGCCAGTCGTAAAAACCCTGCGTTCCAGCAACAGTTGGCTGGCAAGAACCTGACGTTCCAGTTGCAGACCGCCGATGGCAAGATTGCGCGCCATTTTGTGGTTCAGGACGAGCGTATTCGCAGTGCTAGCGGTCTGGTGGCAGAGCCTGCTTTCGCCATCTTGTTTCGTGATGCCGCGTTTGGATTTGCCACGCTGCAAGCCAGGAACAAGCAGTTGGCGTTCATGAAGGGCATTCAGGACAAAGACATCCAGATCAAGGGCAACCCGGCCCTGGTGATCTGGTTTCAGGGCCTTACCAAGTACCTCAAGCCGAGAAAGAAAGCCGCCTGA
- a CDS encoding chorismate--pyruvate lyase family protein, which yields MTQHPPVFISPVWLQREQLSDPPEPVILDWLFNQDSLTRRLDRLSDGGFSVFPLFEGWQPLRRDECGALDLPPDSEGWVREVYLRGNGCNWVFARSVAARGALQDGGLNMDRLGTRSLGELLFSDPAFARGTLEVCRYPEDGLPTAAAASQRPTTLWARRSRFSRGALSVLVAEVFLPALCNVLHNKDRA from the coding sequence GTGACCCAGCATCCCCCCGTATTCATTAGCCCGGTCTGGCTGCAACGCGAGCAACTGAGCGACCCGCCCGAGCCTGTGATTCTCGACTGGCTGTTCAATCAGGACTCGCTTACCCGCAGGCTGGACCGTCTGTCTGACGGCGGCTTCAGCGTGTTTCCGCTGTTCGAAGGCTGGCAGCCCTTGCGCCGCGACGAATGCGGGGCGCTCGACCTGCCCCCGGACAGCGAAGGCTGGGTCCGCGAAGTGTATCTGCGTGGCAATGGCTGCAACTGGGTGTTCGCGCGCAGTGTAGCTGCCCGTGGAGCCTTGCAGGACGGCGGTTTGAATATGGACCGGTTGGGCACTCGCTCGCTGGGCGAATTGCTGTTCAGCGACCCCGCATTCGCGCGTGGCACGCTTGAGGTGTGTCGTTACCCTGAAGACGGGTTGCCCACTGCGGCAGCGGCTTCACAACGGCCCACGACATTGTGGGCACGCCGCTCGCGATTCAGCCGTGGCGCGCTGAGCGTGCTGGTCGCCGAAGTCTTTCTACCCGCTTTGTGCAACGTGCTGCATAACAAGGACCGCGCCTGA
- the phoB gene encoding phosphate regulon transcriptional regulator PhoB → MVGRSILIVDDEAPIREMIAVALEMAGYDCIEAENSQQAHAIIVDRKPDLILLDWMLPGTSGIELARRLKRDELTGDIPIIMLTAKGEEDNKIQGLEVGADDYITKPFSPRELVARLKAVLRRAGPTDGEAPIEVGGLLLDPISHRVTIDGKPAEMGPTEYRLLQFFMTHQERAYTRGQLLDQVWGGNVYVEERTVDVHIRRLRKALGDAYENLVQTVRGTGYRFSTKS, encoded by the coding sequence ATGGTTGGCAGGAGCATTCTGATCGTTGACGACGAAGCGCCTATTCGCGAAATGATCGCCGTTGCGTTGGAAATGGCCGGCTATGACTGTATTGAAGCCGAAAACTCTCAGCAGGCTCACGCGATCATCGTCGACCGCAAGCCGGACCTGATCCTGCTTGACTGGATGCTGCCCGGCACGTCCGGCATCGAACTGGCGCGCCGCCTCAAGCGCGATGAGCTGACCGGCGACATCCCGATCATCATGCTCACGGCCAAGGGCGAAGAAGACAACAAGATCCAGGGCCTGGAAGTAGGCGCTGACGACTACATCACCAAGCCGTTCTCACCGCGTGAACTGGTCGCCCGCCTCAAGGCTGTACTGCGCCGCGCCGGGCCGACGGATGGCGAAGCGCCTATCGAAGTCGGCGGCCTGCTGCTTGATCCGATCAGCCACCGCGTGACCATCGACGGCAAACCGGCTGAAATGGGCCCGACCGAATACCGCCTGCTGCAATTCTTCATGACCCATCAGGAACGCGCCTACACCCGCGGCCAGTTGCTCGATCAGGTCTGGGGCGGCAACGTCTATGTCGAGGAACGCACCGTCGACGTTCACATCCGTCGCCTGCGCAAGGCCTTGGGTGACGCTTATGAAAATCTGGTACAAACCGTGCGCGGCACCGGCTATCGCTTTTCCACCAAGAGCTGA